From Oncorhynchus keta strain PuntledgeMale-10-30-2019 chromosome 25, Oket_V2, whole genome shotgun sequence, one genomic window encodes:
- the LOC118371613 gene encoding ubiquitin recognition factor in ER-associated degradation protein 1-like isoform X2 — MFSFNMFDHPMPRTFQNRFSTQYRCYSVSMLAGPNDRSDVEKGGKIIMPPSALDQLSRLNITYPMLFKLTNKNSDRMTHCGVLEFVADEGICYLPHWMMQNLLLEEGGLVQVESVNLMVATYSKFQPQSPDFLDITNPKAVLENALRNFACLTTGDVVAINYNEKIYELRVMETKPDKAVSIIECDMNVDFDAPLGYKEPERCYKAPEEPTEEEGDPNTWTEMDMRFRAFTGSGNRLDGKKKGIEPSPVPIDPSDIKRGIPNYEYKVGRITFIRNSRPLPRKTTEDDLEFIAFSGEGKSLRKKGGRKL, encoded by the exons ATG TTTTCCTTCAACATGTTTGACCACCCGATGCCACGGACTTTCCAAAACCGCTTCTCCACTCAATACCGCTGCTACTCTGTGTCCATGTTGGCGGGTCCCAACGACCGGTCTGATGTGGAGAAAGGAGGAAAAA TTATAATGCCACCATCTGCACTTGACCAACTAA GCAGACTTAACATCACCTACCCCATGTTGTTCAAACTTACCAACAAGAACTCCGACAGAatgacacactgtggtgtctTGGAGTTTGTAGCAGATGAGGGGATTTGCTACCTGCCACACTGG ATGATGCAGAATCTCCTGCTGGAGGAAGGAGGCCTGGTCCAGGTGGAGAGTGTGAACCTCATGGTGGCCACATACTCCAAGTTCCAGCCACAGAGCCCAGACTTCCTGGATATCACTAACCCCAAAGCAGT GTTGGAAAATGCTTTGAGAAACTTTGCCTGCTTAACTACAGGAGATGTTGTCGCAATTAACTACAATGAAAAG ATCTATGAACTGCGAGTGATGGAGACTAAGCCAGACAAGGCCGTATCTATCATTGAATGTGATATGAAT GTGGACTTTGATGCGCCGCTTGGTTACAAAGAACCAGAGAGGTGTTACAAAGCACCAGAGGAGCCCACA gaggaggaaggagacccCAACACTTGGACTGAAATGGACATGAGATTCAGA GCTTTCACAGGTTCAGGCAATCGCCTGGATGGCAAAAAGAAAGGCATCGAGCCCAGCCCCGTCCCCATCGATCCCAGTGACATTAAAAG AGGGATTCCTAACTATGAGTACAAGGTTGGCAGGATCACCTTCATCAGAAACTCTAGGCCTCTGCCCAGGAAAACAACAGAGGAT GATTTGGAATTCATCGCCTTCTCTGGTGAGGGAAAGTCACTTCGCAAGAAGGGTGGCAGAAAGCTTTGA
- the LOC118371613 gene encoding ubiquitin recognition factor in ER-associated degradation protein 1-like isoform X1, translating into MFSFNMFDHPMPRTFQNRFSTQYRCYSVSMLAGPNDRSDVEKGGKIIMPPSALDQLSRLNITYPMLFKLTNKNSDRMTHCGVLEFVADEGICYLPHWMMQNLLLEEGGLVQVESVNLMVATYSKFQPQSPDFLDITNPKAVLENALRNFACLTTGDVVAINYNEKIYELRVMETKPDKAVSIIECDMNVDFDAPLGYKEPERCYKAPEEPTEEEGDPNTWTEMDMRFRAFTGSGNRLDGKKKGIEPSPVPIDPSDIKRGIPNYEYKVGRITFIRNSRPLPRKTTEDEDLEFIAFSGEGKSLRKKGGRKL; encoded by the exons ATG TTTTCCTTCAACATGTTTGACCACCCGATGCCACGGACTTTCCAAAACCGCTTCTCCACTCAATACCGCTGCTACTCTGTGTCCATGTTGGCGGGTCCCAACGACCGGTCTGATGTGGAGAAAGGAGGAAAAA TTATAATGCCACCATCTGCACTTGACCAACTAA GCAGACTTAACATCACCTACCCCATGTTGTTCAAACTTACCAACAAGAACTCCGACAGAatgacacactgtggtgtctTGGAGTTTGTAGCAGATGAGGGGATTTGCTACCTGCCACACTGG ATGATGCAGAATCTCCTGCTGGAGGAAGGAGGCCTGGTCCAGGTGGAGAGTGTGAACCTCATGGTGGCCACATACTCCAAGTTCCAGCCACAGAGCCCAGACTTCCTGGATATCACTAACCCCAAAGCAGT GTTGGAAAATGCTTTGAGAAACTTTGCCTGCTTAACTACAGGAGATGTTGTCGCAATTAACTACAATGAAAAG ATCTATGAACTGCGAGTGATGGAGACTAAGCCAGACAAGGCCGTATCTATCATTGAATGTGATATGAAT GTGGACTTTGATGCGCCGCTTGGTTACAAAGAACCAGAGAGGTGTTACAAAGCACCAGAGGAGCCCACA gaggaggaaggagacccCAACACTTGGACTGAAATGGACATGAGATTCAGA GCTTTCACAGGTTCAGGCAATCGCCTGGATGGCAAAAAGAAAGGCATCGAGCCCAGCCCCGTCCCCATCGATCCCAGTGACATTAAAAG AGGGATTCCTAACTATGAGTACAAGGTTGGCAGGATCACCTTCATCAGAAACTCTAGGCCTCTGCCCAGGAAAACAACAGAGGAT GAGGATTTGGAATTCATCGCCTTCTCTGGTGAGGGAAAGTCACTTCGCAAGAAGGGTGGCAGAAAGCTTTGA
- the cdc45 gene encoding cell division control protein 45 homolog: MFITDIRKEFYDVVVNQRVALLVSSDIDALCACKILQALFHCDQVQYTLVPVTGWQDLGTAFLEHKEQFRCFVLINCGANVDLLETLQPEEDSIFFICDTHRPVDVVNVYNDTQVKLMIKQDDDLGVPSYDDIFRDEEEEGGDDSGNESDGGSEPSGKRRRYDEGEVEKRIERQRATREWEARRREILFDYEQYEYHGTSAAMVIFELAWVLTKDTKDMLWWAIIGLTDQWVHDKITHMKYVTDIATLQRHVSRHNHRNEDEDNSLSIDCMRISFEYDLRLALYQHWSLFESICNSSYTSCNFKLWSMHGQKKLQEFLADMGLPLKQVKQKFNSMDMSVKENLREVIEESSNKYGMKDIRIQTFGVHFGFKNHFLASDVVHATAALLESTEKDDSPGDNFIKALDCLSRSNLERLHGGIDLAKKKLMAIQQTVASCICTNLILSQGPFLYCYLLEGTPDVKLFSKPMALTLLCKYLLKAFVRSTRNKRCKLLPLIIAAPMDVEKRTVIVLGIPPESETSDKKNFFGRAFEKAAESTSSRTLHDHFDTSIIELKMEDRTKFLDALITLLS; this comes from the exons ATGTTTATTACGGACATAAGAAAGGAATTCTACGACGTTGTTGTCAACCAG AGAGTTGCCCTCCTGGTGTCATCTGATATCGATGCACTCTGCGCCTGTAAGATATTACAG GCACTGTTTCACTGTGACCAGGTCCAGTACACCTTGGTGCCAGTGACAGGTTGGCAAGACCTTGGTACCGCCTTCTTAGAGCACAAGGAGCAG TTCCGCTGTTTTGTCCTGATCAACTGTGGGGCCAATGTTGATCTCCTGGAGACCCTTCAGCCAGAGGAAGATTCCATCTTCTTCATCTGTGACACACACAGACCTGTGGATGTAGTTAATGTCTACAATGACACCCAG GTGAAGCTGATGATCAAGCAGGATGATGACCTTGGAGTGCCCTCCTATGATGACATCTTCCGCGATGAAGAGGAAGAAGGTGGCGATGACTCTGGGAATGAGAGTGACGGAGGCTCTGAGCCTTCTGGGAAACGGAGGCGATACGATGAG GGGGAAGTGGAGAAGAGGATTGAGCGACAGAGAGCAACGAGAGAGTGGGAGGCAAGGAG ACGTGAGATCCTGTTTGACTATGAGCAATATGAATACCATGGGACTTCG GCTGCAATGGTGATATTTGAGCTGGCATGGGTCCTGACTAAGGACACTAAAGATATGCTGTG gtgggcCATCATTGGGCTGACTGACCAGTGGGTTCATGATAAAATCACTCA TATGAAGTATGTAACAGACATCGCTACTCTGCAGCGCCACGTCTCGCGTCACAACCACCGGAACGAGGATGAGGATAATTCTCTCTCTATCGACTGCATGAGGATCTCCTTTGAGTACGA TCTGCGTCTGGCCCTGTACCAGCACTGGTCTCTGTTTGAGAGTATCTGTAACTCCTCTTACACCTCCTGCAACTTTAAGCTCTGGTCAATGCATGGCCAGAAGAAACTCCAGGAGTTCCTCGCTGACATGGG CCTGCCCCTGAAGCAGGTGAAGCAGAAGTTCAACTCCATGGACATGTCAGTCAAAGAAAACCTGCGAGAAGTTATAGAAGAATCCTCCAACAAATACGG TATGAAGGACATCCGTATCCAAACTTTCGGCGTTCACTTTGGCTTCAAGAACCATTTCCTGGCCAGTGATGTCGTGCACGCTACTGCCGCCCTGCTGGAGAGCACTGAGAAGGACGACAGCCCCGGCGACAACTTTATCAAGGCCCTCGACTGCCtctccag GAGTAACCTGGAGCGTCTCCATGGTGGCATTGATTTGGCTAAGAAGAAGTTGATGGCCATCCAACAGACTGTAGCCAGTTGCATCTGCACCAACCTCATACTGTCACAGGGACCCTTCCTCTACTGCTACCTCTTGGAG GGAACTCCTGATGTGAAGCTGTTCTCCAAGCCCATGGCCTTGACCCTGCTCTGCAAGTACCTGCTCAAAGCCTTTGTCCGCTCT ACGAGGAATAAACGATGTAAGCTGCTGCCCTTGATCATAGCTGCTCCCATGGATGTGGAGAAGAGAACTGTCATCGTTCTAGGCATCCCACCTGAGTCTGAGACATCCGACAAGAAGAA TTTCTTTGGCCGTGCGTTTGAGAAAGCAGCAGAGAGCACCAGCTCCAGAACTCTCCACGACCACTTCGACACCTCTA TCATTGAGCTAAAGATGGAGGACAGGACTAAGTTTCTGGATGCCCTCATCACCCTGCTGTCCTAA